One Ornithinicoccus hortensis genomic window, CGTGGCATGCTCGGGATCACGACGGCCGACAGCGAGCGCGCTGAGAGTTTCCGTGCGGTCATGGGCCGTAGGTAGCCAGCACTCGGAGTCTTACGCACCTACATGGTCACCGAGCACGCAGAACTCGTTGCCCGAGGTGTCCCGCATGACGATCCAGGCGTGCCCCTGGGCCCAGGCCTCCTGCGCTCGCGTGGCCCCGAGGGACAGCGCGATCTCGACCAGCTCGTCCTGGGTCTGCCCGCCGGGTCCGGGGCGGACGTCCACGTGGGTGCGGTTCTGGCGCTCCTTCGGCGCCGGCTCCGGGCAGAGCTCGAGCAGCGGGCCACGCAGGCTTGGGTGGCGCAGGGTGACCGGGCCGACGCCCTCGGTGCGCACCCAGCCGGTGATCGCCTGGTAGAGGCGGCCGTCCCGTTCCGGGTCCGCGCTGTCGAGCGGGAGCGCGGCGATCGGACCGGTGTCCTGGTAGGCGGACCGTTCCTCCATCACGCAGAAGGCGTTGCCGTCCGGGTCGGCCAACACCACCCAGGGGACGTCCCCCTGACCGATGTCGACCCGCCTCGCCCCGAGCGCGAGCAACCGCTGCACCACCTCCTCCTGGGCGGCCCCTCCGAGCAGGTCCAGGTGAAGGCGCCATCCGGGGGCGGGTGGCTCGGGAACCCGATCGATGCAGATGTCCAACCAGAGGTCCTCCGCCAGCGTCATCCGCCCCTCGAACAGGTCATCGGTCACGGTGAACGGCTCCAGCCCGAGCGCCCCCGTCCAGAACTCGCCGGCGCGTTGTGGGTCCCGTGCCTGCATGTTGATGTTCTCGAGGCCCATCCCCTCACCCTACGAGCGGGCGGCCTCGGCGAGGGTATGAATAAATGCCGTCACCCGGTCCCCCGACGCCGGCGGCTCGTCCACCCCACCGGCAAAGGCTGCCACCCGGTGCACGCCCGCCGCGGCCAACAGACCGATCTGCTCGGCCGCCTGTCCGGAGGTGACGTTCTCGGCAGTCGGCAGGAACGCCACCACCTCGGGCCTCCCCTCCCGGCCGGCAT contains:
- a CDS encoding VOC family protein — encoded protein: MGLENINMQARDPQRAGEFWTGALGLEPFTVTDDLFEGRMTLAEDLWLDICIDRVPEPPAPGWRLHLDLLGGAAQEEVVQRLLALGARRVDIGQGDVPWVVLADPDGNAFCVMEERSAYQDTGPIAALPLDSADPERDGRLYQAITGWVRTEGVGPVTLRHPSLRGPLLELCPEPAPKERQNRTHVDVRPGPGGQTQDELVEIALSLGATRAQEAWAQGHAWIVMRDTSGNEFCVLGDHVGA